AACAGAATAGGGGCCCATTAAAAGGCCGAGTCTAGCCCGGTTTAAACGGGCTGGCTCTTAAAGGGGGAGGGCTGAGTAAAAGCCGGTGAGTAAGTGACTTCCACAATTCCATCTACTCTGGATTAGCGATTCAAATTGTTGAAAAATGGGCTGGGCTAAACTGGGCCAAATGGACATAAGGGCGGTCCAACCCATTATAAATTCTAGTACAACACATTATACTTTGGCCCGCCCCTAACTCAATCCGTTGAGGTCTAGCCCAACCGGGTCGATTTTTTTGGATTTGTTTTAGGAtaggattaaaaaaaaattgatcaaCAATTTGAATCGCTAATCGGGTCTAACGTTCAGCTTCAGGTGTGGTAGAGTCTAATCCGATAGTGGATATACGAGGTTAGTATTTTCATACGGATCAAATGCGagatgcttttttttttttgtaccacTTCGAATTTTGTCAAATTGTTTTCGAATTAAATCGACTATTGATAGCTCCAAGTATGACTATTTCGTTTTTTTGGTAATGTCAAATCCCTCTTTGActtgaccaattaattgaagTTTTTGAATCCACGTACTACTACATTCTTGGTTACGTTAGGAAGGATGTAGAAGCCTCCTTGTATATAGTTATTCCTTGCCTACGTAAGGAAGAGAAGTGGTTTACTTGCTTGCTTGGCTCGTTACCATCCAAATACCAGCAGAAAAGGAACACGAAAAAACGAAATCTATTGTCACTAAATAATGAAAATCTCGCAACGTATGAATTCATAGATCCACCATTTTTTGCTGACCAACTAATGTGACAAAGCGAACTGACGTTGTAAGTATGTTGTTCGATTCAATTACAGTTCACATTTGAGTAACAAATTTTCATTTCGCATATAAGTCGGATTGGTACCGGTCTATTGAAAATTTTAGCTCATTAATGTGAAAAAAATATCCAATTTCATCACGTATGAATATATGATCGAGTCAACTTGATTTGATGTACGGTTCGGGTTAggtcattttttattttgttcaatTTCAAATCACCGAGTTCAATTATAGTTCGTCAAATCATATatgaagtaatttttttttggccAATATAAGTTCACGAGGTTTTGTTAGACTTCAGGTTCACCAAATCAGATCAGTTTTCTGGTCAAATTTAGATCACCAAGTTTAATTAACAGTGCATGTTTATTAAATCATAACAATTTTTTGGTCAAATTCCACATCATTGATAGAAATTTGAAGACGCACGCGAAAGTTTTGATGGGTCTGaataatataacaaaattgtttttttttttttatatcattgattacattaataataagaattgtacaacaatatttgcGAGAGGCCATTTCTCTCCTGATTGGCTCACCTCTCAACTTATGCACAtaccacatatttatagtggTTGTATCCtagtttctagatttttctacacttATCATTTACCAAAATTCTTCTTAACTAGATATTTCTTAAGTAAATTCTAGACATTATTTTAgctagatttttctacacacATTACTACTAGATTTTTATATAGTACATTATAGatttagatttttctagattaacatTTTAACAATCATCGAGTTCTATTACACTCCAGATTTACTAAATTGGATCAGATTCCTGAGATCATAGAGTTCGGTTACACTTCAAGTTCATCGAATCGTACCAGTATTTCCAGGGGAACAAGTGAACAACCCGATGTGAGCTATGGCCTTGTGatacaattaattaatattttggaAATCCAATTTCAAGGTTCTCGTCTTAGTCGTCTACTAGGCCAACTAGAAGACCATCTTGAATGCAAACATTCGCAGTCGTCTACTAGGCCAACTAGAAGACCATCTTAAATGCAAAACTCGCAAACTTTGACGTCGTCTAATTAATGACTCTAATTTACGATATCTCGTATAGGATGAAACCTACACACACAATGTAAAAAAGGGCCCTTATGAGTTATGCCCGTTAGTTAAAGGTAGCCTTTACCGtaaattcaacccaaaaacaCGACTAGTTCCTAAATTGCTATAGTTGCGCCAATGCTTAattaatttctcctttcattttttattgtttGTCCTATTAACgggtttttcatgaaatgcccctgaggtttgcaaaaacgcaccaaataccctcgcgtgtttCGATTCATGTAATATACCCCTGTTTAtccgtactgttcatgagatgcacctaacagttaacggcgttagtctgccgttagtagagttttactattttgcccttaattGTGTTATGGCGTCATTTACTTACCTTCCCTTTGAcagaaactcaaaaaaaaaaaaaaatctcatattcttttctttctctcccctctcccctgttcttcttcAAGTGAATACTCGAAACCCAGTAATTCTGGGTAGACCCTCCTGCTCTCTGATCGCCGGCGGCGTCCGATCACCGCTCTCTGGTCGCCGGCGGAGGCCGGTCTCTGGTCGCCGGCAGTGATCCGGTGTTACGCACTCACATTCGCCCTCTCAGTGTTCCTTCTCATCACTCCCTCCATTTCAATCTACTGTGATGAGGACGATTGCTATTATCTGCTTGGGTAATTAATTTCTctccttttgtttttcttttgttgttaaTTCTGtacaacaaaaggtcttgcgcgcactaggtgcacaataaatttattgtacaccaaaataacttttacccatttttttgtaactttaacatagtttggattaacttttatattcatAAGAAAAcacgttgatagataaacattttaaatagttaaatgattaattttatacattattaatgattttgaagaaataagttttattaaaatgaaaaaatttatcactaaaaaatggataacttttacatatataagcttaacttttaaacattttgagttaacttttactctggtgtacaatatttattgtacaacccttgtaaacAAGAATTTGTGTTCTGTACAATATGTAGTTAGTGAGatttattttctgatttttggtaaattttttttagggtttctcCAAAGTGCGAACACTTCGAAAATTACGAAATCTTACTACAAGTTatccttgaaatagtaagtgttAATTCGCTTGAATTTCTTAATTCtgtcaatttttttataaatttgtgAATTAAATTTTTGATTAATTTGATTTGACTTGGATGACTGAAATGTATTTTGCAGCCATCCTGACAAGAATCCGGACCCTGAATCAAAGAAATTGTTTGTAAAGGTTGCAAATGCAAACGGTAACTGTGTTGGTTGTTTTTAATCTGTACTTGATTTAACTTAAtgtgctggaaatttaaaggtAACATTTTGTTTCGAATTCGCAAGTCTAGTGATTGGTGTtattaatttgtttaatagcTAAGATTATTGTGGTTTTACTTGGTTTAAAATGCCAATTTGGTACCGTTTTCCACCTTTTGGGCGGAGGAATTTGGAAAATGATGGAATGTAATTTGAATAACCGCAGTCAACCATCTCCGATCAGGCCTGAAAAAGCATCCCCCACTgtaaaatttgaatttgaggaACAAATTGCGATTAACCAATCCCCTCAAATTGTTTCTGATCCATCCTTAATTAGACGGCTATGCAGTACACAAACTCTTCCCTTCATAGGTGGAAAGGTGGGCTCTTTTGTCAACATCAAGCTCTTCCTTGGCAGCCTCAAGCTCTTCCTGTGACATCAAGCTTCTCGAACAGTTGCATTAAGTTCAGTTACTACAAAACCATCAGATTAGTTTTCCCGTATAAGATAATGAAGTAAATTCATGAGTCTAGTTTGCTAGCACTTGGGAAGAGAGTTCGTTCCTCAACGGTGGCTGCTGGATTTAGATGTAGTAATGCGGTGACTAATGCACTGATCGATATGTATACCAACAgtataattcaattcaatcaatttcttattggatttgttgtttgagcatttcaattttctttgattattacttctatttttgttttaggttgattaatttgattaattaggtgaacgatttgtggaaatcaaattctgcagtttaaaagcagtttgagtatttggtgcaacttagtttcaaataggtgtatattgtgcaataagtttataaataggggtattctgtgaattataaacatgacttaacggaggactaacggaaggtcggtttaggggtatttggtgcaaacttggaaaaaaataggggtatattatgtgattcaaaagacgcgagggtatttggtgcgtttttgcaaacctcaggggtatttcatgaaaaaaccgtattaTCTAAATATGTTTTTATTAAGAGTTCGGTGGATGGAATTGAGAAGACACGAAAATGGTGGGACTAAATGTAATATAATTCTATGTAAAAGTAAAAGTTGTGGTTCCATTGACATTTTTAGTAACAGAGTAAATTTTTGGGACGGACCAAAATGAAAAATGGGAGAGAAAaaaaagggacagagggagtagaacTTTCCAACCGCAAGTTGGTCTTACTTTATCTCCATATACTTAAGTTTTCTATAATGTATTTGGATACCTATCAGCACGGCGATAGGAACCCTTATTGAGATAAAACATGAAGGTACTTTACAACACACACCTTGTCAGCCAATGGAAGAAAGTCCAGCCGACACCTTTCCCCATCGACAGACCCAAATTGTGATGATACAACGGGTCATTATCCTATATATTATAGCCCGTACCCTCCGTACATCTGAACCGCATATATATTAGACCTCAATTATTGCAAAAAGATACGTAATCTCAATCATTCTACTAAGTACTCACTTAAGAACATACAAAGTATATATCGTATACGAAGTATTTGACTTTAGCATCGTAGGGATACTCGAATTACACACAACGGTAGCTAACTTTCCTACCTGTACAACCGTTCGTCCGTTCCAATTCAATAATGGAACATCATTGAATCACAATCATATCCATACGTAACCCCAAacccttaaattaacttataaaactaatcaAATATGTACTTAATTTGGGAAGTTGATATAGACAATTAgacatacaaatttaatcaaCGTCACAAATTATGGATATTAGGTGAACAACCTTAATGATACATCATAATTCGTTCAACTCCCCCCTACCCAACTAGCTCTCTTCATACCAATAGAAATACCCCCTCTCCAACACCAAactcacaacaacaacaacaacaacaacaacaacaacaacaatggctTCTAGCACCGTACAAGTGAAAGACGAGCGGGCCGGGGCGGAGATCGTGTACGGGCCAGAAGAGTGCCAGAAACACTCCCACGAGCTACTACAAGAGTTAGGGTTCCCAAAGGGTGTGATGCCTTTGAAGGATCTTGTAGAATGCGGAAGGGTGCGCGAAACCGGGTTCGTGTGGATGAAGCAGAAAGCACCATCAGAGCATTACTTCGAAGAGAGCAAGACGCTTACGAGTTACGCAATAGAAGTAACTTCTTATGTCGAAAAGgggaagatgaagaagatgcATGGTGTGAAAAGTAAGCAGTTGTTAATGTGGATTACTATTACTGAGATGAGTGTTGATGATCCTTGTTCTggtaagattcatttcaagactGCTGTTGGTATTGGCAAGTCTTTTCCTATTACTGCTTTTATGAATGCTGAGGAGAAGGCTAAGTATTTGGAGGATAAGAAATCGGCTGATCAGAAGTAATAAAATTGTCCGATCTCTTTAGTTTTTCTTACGTCCAAGTATAAATAACACTACTGTTATGTTATGTTATGTTATGTTGTCTATGTTTTGTTCGGTGGCCATGATTTGATAACGCTACCCACCTCTAATAGATCGGGGATGTTGTGTATGTTTGAGTAAGGTTGCATTTGCTATTTGGCTTATTGGAAATTGACGTGAGAAGCTGAGTATTAAAATCTTGTCCATTTTATCTATTGAAGATTTGAAGCAGAGGATAAGAGTATaacattgcttttgttttattttattttacaaggaagcaattttaatttttaaatagaTCAACGTCATTATAACAGGGGAATCATACCATCTAGGATGGAGCATATTTCctgtaaaatccaagaaattaaacTGGCAAAAACCAAAATACAACTCGTAAAACTATTTGATTGCCAAATATAGAGTATTAAACCAATTCTGATTAGATTGTGACACTTtcttactacctccgttccttaatgttctttacggttactatttgcacggactccaatgcaatatttaacgacttatatatccattttggtatgtgaaaaaattataaaaatttgatattttaaaaatacacaacgagaccaatctaacaagatcttacatgataacattttgatgtatataaccgTGAGAAtccacggtcaaagttttcatactttggacacatattccaaagcgtaaagaacattaaggaacagaggtagtacatattacggagtatatatctTTCAAAATAATCTTTGCAGTTATGGAGTACGTACTATTTACACAAATTTTAAGACAGAATAGGAAGTGTGTGTAAAAAAtgggtgaatataataaaatatagataaaACAAGATATTTGTAAAAAGGTGAGTGACTGTAAGAAAACAATAATGAATAAAGCAAGAGAATTGAttggaaagttgtaaatattgtaGGGTAAAAATGGTAGGATAGTAaaatttcatgtccaaaaatattataaaatacatgtgaagaacattatgaaacgaatTATAACGGAAAATGTAAAATTCattttgaaacagaggtagGATGATGCACTTAACTGCAGTAAATTCTAATCATACATTGAATACTCTTAAGTCTTAACAACGGAGTCGACTATAACCACCTTTTGCTCCCATAACGCTTTATTCTTCATAGGCAAAACCTGTAAACAACGGCATTGGCCGCAGTAACAACAATATTCTAGTGAATTGAATCTTCCAATTCTCTTATTGAtccatttcaaaaaaaataaaagtcagTAGTGTTGAAATTAAATCCCAATTAAGTCTTAATGATTTGAATACATTGTTTACTAAATTCACAATTAAACAACAAGTATTTGCCAGTTTCTATTTCTATGTCACAATTCACAAATAACATAATTTTCAGAATCCCGAATGTGTAACAGTAATAACATTGGTTTCTTTACGCAACTCTTTCATTTATTTGCACATAGATTAAGGCATAAACTCTAAGGAGTTTGATTAAAGTCTTTAAAGTGTGTACCAAACAAGACGTTTTGTGGGGACTTGTAACGTAGAAATGTTCAAAAGAAGACTATTGTGGAAGATTGGTAGGAGAGTACGTAGAAAAAATGAAATGGTTTGGTGGTGGAAACAAATGGCAAGATAAGTGATACTGAACACGATTAGGTTGTTCTACTTTCTTATTCTTCTCGTAAAATTATATAGTCTGTAAAAGAATACCAAATTAAGgctggcatgagtggttaagggcctcttgctctcgggttcgagccttggaaatggaaaaaatctcaactgggagggatgctgcccatcgaggtacccatgcaaactcccgcgggagattagtccactcgccgaaagcggtgggaactcctcgtagtagaaccagaAAAAAATATAGTCTGTAAAAGAATTAGGACATCCCACAAATCCACAATGgcaaataaaaatttatgtactttcttttttcctttggtAAATTGTTACCAGTATTGTcaatagggatgtcaatggggcggggcggatgcggatgtaggtccctccatccccatccccacctaaaattttcatccccatccccgccccatcacccatggcgggtacaaaattcatccccatccccgccccaacgggtgtaagctaaaatccatccccgcccgccacccaactgggtatccatccccgcttcatacccgtgcta
This Spinacia oleracea cultivar Varoflay chromosome 6, BTI_SOV_V1, whole genome shotgun sequence DNA region includes the following protein-coding sequences:
- the LOC110780194 gene encoding uncharacterized protein, giving the protein MASSTVQVKDERAGAEIVYGPEECQKHSHELLQELGFPKGVMPLKDLVECGRVRETGFVWMKQKAPSEHYFEESKTLTSYAIEVTSYVEKGKMKKMHGVKSKQLLMWITITEMSVDDPCSGKIHFKTAVGIGKSFPITAFMNAEEKAKYLEDKKSADQK